In a genomic window of Phragmites australis chromosome 14, lpPhrAust1.1, whole genome shotgun sequence:
- the LOC133891295 gene encoding uncharacterized GPI-anchored protein At1g61900-like codes for MAPTGRLLAVAALSFLCLHGLFGDSSSAFAQSQPPLHRIVHAAENDGGLMPELPPSGLMPMPELSPSGSPKPFVPFLAPAPLAPFFNNSTPKLSGKCTLNFTAVDKLMTTTAVDCFTSFAPFLANVICCPQLQATLTILIGQSSKQTGSLALDPTVANYCLSDIQELLLSQGASDNLHSLCSVHLSNVTEGSCPVSTVDAFESVIDSSKLLEACRKVDPVNECCSQTCQNAINEAAQKISLKDGGLTSYAGSPKVDSCRNVVLRWLSSRLDPPSAKQMLRQISNCNVNGVCPLSFPDTSKVAKECVGTIKNSTTCCKAMASYVAHLQKQSFITNLQALNCAAFLGAKLQKMNVSTNVYSSCQITLKDFSLQVGSQESGCLLPSMPSDASLDLISGISFTCDLNDNIAAPWPSSMQAPSSSCNKSVNIPERPAATSAQNGVNHKNMKLSLLISLGSLFLALLLQA; via the exons atGGCGCCCACCGGGCGGCTCCTTGCGGTTGccgccctctccttcctct GTTTACACGGGCTGTTCGGTGATTCGAGCAGTGCATTTGCTCAGAGCCAGCCACCGCTTCACCGGATCGTTCATGCAGCGGAAAATGACGGCGGCCTCATGCCGGAGCTCCCACCGAGCGGCCTCATGCCGATGCCGGAGCTCTCACCTAGCGGCTCCCCCAAGCCATTTGTCCCCTTCCTGGCGCCTGCTCCCCTCGCGCCATTCTTTAACAACAGCACGCCAAAGCTCTCAG GGAAATGCACATTGAACTTCACCGCTGTTGATAAACTGATGACCACCACGGCCGTCGATTGCTTTACCTCGTTCGCTCCGTTCTTGGCGAATGTCATTTGCTGCCCCCAGCTTCAGGCAACACTGACCATCCTCATAGGGCAGTCAAGCAAGCAGACTGGGTCTCTCGCGTTGGATCCCACCGTTGCCAACTACTGCCTGTCGGATATCCAGGAGCTGCTGTTGAGTCAGGGTGCCAGTGATAATCTCCACAGCCTTTGCTCGGTTCATCTCTCGAATGTGACCGAGGGATCTTGCCCTGTTAGCACGGTGGATGCATTTGAGAGTGTCATCGACTCGTCGAAGCTCCTTGAGGCCTGTCGGAAGGTGGATCCTGTTAATGAATGCTGCAGCCAGACATGTCAGAATGCTATAAACGAAGCTGCCCAGAAGATCTCTTTGAAGGATGGAGGTTTGACGAGCTACGCTGGGAGTCCCAAAGTCGATAGTTGCAGGAATGTTGTTCTGAGATGGCTATCAAGCAGGCTTGACCCGCCGTCTGCAAAGCAAATGCTGAGGCAGATATCTAACTGTAATGTCAATGGAG TTTGTCCACTAAGCTTTCCAGACACAAGTAAGGTGGCAAAAGAGTGCGTTGGAACAATCAAGAACAGCACTACATGTTGCAAGGCTATGGCAAGTTATGTAGCCCATCTGCAAAAGCAAAGCTTCATAACAAATTTGCAAGCTTTAAATTGTGCTGCTTTCCTTGGGGCAAAGTTGCAAAAGATGAATGTCAGCACGAATGTTTATAGCTCATGCCAAATAACTCTGAAGGATTTTTCTCTTCAAG TTGGATCTCAAG AATCTGGATGTCTCCTTCCAAGCATGCCCTCTGATGCATCCCTTGACCTCATTTCTGGGATTAGTTTCACATGTGATCTGAATGATAACATTGCGGCCCCATGGCCATCTTCCATGCAAGCACCATCTTCGTCGTGCAATAAAT CTGTCAATATTCCAGAGCGACCTGCAGCAACATCGGCACAAAATG GTGTGAaccacaagaacatgaagctaagCCTTCTTATTTCCTTGGGCTCCCTTTTTCTCGCGCTTTTGTTACAAGCTTAG
- the LOC133890928 gene encoding potassium transporter 22-like yields MAQLQLQLQLQVAGAESCGRKASSCCSEDMTDLERALEVPLPSGVQRQDSLYRDASRAAGANHHGQDSWPRTLRLAFQCVGVLYGDIGTSPLYVYSSTFTAGIAHTDDLLGVLSLIIYSFLLLTIIKYVYIALRANDDGDGGTLALYSLISRHAKVSLVPNHQPEDELHLEQNDDAVLAAKASLRGSRRRTVQLASPRERRAQWVKELLETSKPVRISLFLLTILATAMVISDACLTPAISVLSAVGGLKEKAPNLNTDQIVWITVAILVVLFAVQRFGTDTVGYLFAPVILLWLLLIGGVGVYNLVKHDISVLRAFNPKYIVDYFRRNGKDGWVSLGGVLLCFTGTEALFADLGYFSIRSIQLSFGFGLVPAVLLAYIGQAAFLRRYPEQVANTFYQSTPDTLFWPTFVLALAASVIGSQAMISCAFATISHSQALGCFPRVKILHTSRQYQGQLYIPEVNFLLAAAACVVTLAAKTTAVIAEAHGICVVLVMLITTLLLTLVMLLVWRVNAVWVALFFAVFVASESVYLSSVLYRFVHGGYIPVAMSAVLMAVMVLWHYVHVKRYKFELERTVSHDSVRELLARRDLLRVPGIGLFYTELVQGIPPVFPHLVEKIPSIHAVLLFVSVKHLPVPHVDAMERFLFRQVASDSSSRVFRCVARYGYRDPLEEARDFAANLVERLQYYIRDVNLYGVDHQQAASKVSYPSSRCDSMTMARGRSTSTTSRGGNMVSSMRHSASYTESLALARARSSGCAMAMPMGNMNNMHSASCTERERELQLARARSTGIFAEEMLTPAESFSELARTGSSNIQHAAVKISLEEIARIEEEQRFIEREMEKGVVYILGESEVVARPHSSLLKKVLVNYAYAFLRKNCRQGEKMLAIPKSQLLKVGMSYEI; encoded by the exons ATGgcccagctccagctccagctgcagctgcaggtgGCGGGGGCGGAGAGCTGCGGTAGGAAGGCCAGCAGCTGCTGCTCCGAGGACATGACGGACCTGGAGCGCGCGCTCGAGGTGCCGCTGCCGTCCGGCGTGCAGCGCCAGGACTCTCTCTACAGGGATGCCTCCAGGGCCGCCGGGGCGAACCACCACGGACAGGATAGCTGGCCGCGCACGCTTCGGCTTGCGTTCCAGTGCGTCGGCGTGCTGTACGGCGACATCGGGACGTCGCCGCTCTACGTCtactccagcaccttcaccgCCGGCATCGCCCACACCGACGACCTCCTCGGCGTCCTCTCCCTCATCATCTacagcttcctcctcctcaccatCATCAAGTACGTCTACATCGCGCTCCGAGCaaacgacgacggcgacg GCGGGACCTTGGCGCTCTACTCGCTGATCTCTCGCCACGCCAAGGTGAGCCTTGTGCCCAACCACCAGCCAGAGGACGAGCTGCACCTGGAGCAGAACGATGATGCTGTGCTGGCGGCGAAGGCGTCGTTGCGGGGAAGCCGGCGTCGGACGGTGCAGCTGGCGTCGCCGAGGGAGCGCCGGGCGCAGTGGGTCAAGGAGCTGCTGGAGACGAGCAAGCCGGTGCGGATCTCGCTCTTCCTGCTCACCATCCTTGCGACGGCCATGGTGATCAGCGACGCGTGCCTGACACCGGCCATCTCCGTGCTCTCCGCCGTCGGGGGCCTCAAAGAGAAAGCGCCCAATCTCAACACAG ACCAGATCGTGTGGATCACGGTGGCCATCCTGGTGGTTTTGTTCGCGGTGCAGCGTTTCGGCACCGACACGGTCGGCTACCTCTTCGCGCCGGTCATCCTGCTCTGGCTGCTCCTCATCGGCGGCGTTGGCGTCTACAACCTCGTCAAGCACGACATCAGCGTCCTCCGCGCCTTCAACCCCAAGTACATCGTCGACTACTTCCGTCGCAACGGCAAGGACGGCTGGGTCTCCCTCGGCGGCGTCCTCCTCTGCTTTACGGGCACCGAGGCCCTCTTCGCCGACCTCGGCTACTTCAGCATCCGCTCCATCCAGCTCAGCTTCGGCTTCGGCCTCGTCCCCGCCGTGCTGCTCGCCTACATCGGCCAGGCGGCCTTCCTCCGCCGCTACCCCGAGCAGGTGGCCAACACCTTTTACCAGTCCACGCCGGACACCCTTTTCTGGCCGACCTTCGTGCTGGCGCTCGCGGCGTCCGTCATCGGCAGCCAGGCCATGATCTCCTGCGCCTTCGCCACCATCTCCCACTCGCAGGCGCTCGGCTGCTTCCCGCGCGTCAAGATCCTCCACACCTCCCGCCAGTACCAGGGCCAGCTCTACATCCCCGAGGTCaacttcctcctcgccgccgccgcctgcgtcGTCACGCTCGCCGCCAAGACCACCGCCGTCATCGCCGAGGCGCACGGCATCTGCGTCGTCCTCGTCATGCTCATCACCACGCTGCTCCTCACCCTGGTCATGCTCCTCGTCTGGCGGGTCAACGCCGTCTGGGTCGCGCTCTTCTTCGCCGTCTTCGTCGCGTCCGAGTCCGTCTACCTCTCCTCCGTGCTCTACCGCTTCGTGCACGGCGGGTACATCCCCGTCGCCATGTCCGCCGTGCTCATGGCCGTCATGGTGCTCTGGCACTACGTGCACGTCAAGCGCTACAAGTTCGAGCTGGAGCGCACCGTCTCGCACGACAGCGTGCGGGAGCTGCTCGCGCGCCGAGACCTGCTCAGGGTGCCCGGTATCGGCCTCTTCTACACGGAGCTGGTGCAGGGCATCCCGCCGGTGTTCCCGCACCTCGTCGAGAAGATCCCCTCCATCCACGCCGTGCTGCTCTTCGTCTCCGTCAAGCACCTCCCCGTGCCGCACGTCGACGCCATGGAGCGCTTCCTGTTCCGGCAGGTGGCCAgcgacagcagcagcagggtGTTCCGGTGTGTGGCGCGCTACGGGTACCGGGACCCGCTGGAGGAGGCCAGGGACTTCGCCGCCAACCTGGTGGAGCGCCTCCAGTACTACATCCGCGACGTCAACCTCTACGGCGTGGACCACCAGCAGGCGGCCTCCAAGGTCAGCTACCCGAGCTCGCGCTGCGACAGCATGACCATGGCGCGGGGGAGGTCCACTTCCACCACCAGCCGCGGCGGCAATATGGTCAGTAGCATGCGGCATTCGGCGTCGTACACGGAGAGCCTGGCCCTGGCGCGGGCCAGGTCGTCGGGGTGCGCCATGGCCATGCCCATGGGTAACATGAACAACATGCACTCGGCGTCGTGcacggagagggagagggagctgcAGCTGGCGCGCGCGAGGTCGACGGGCATCTTCGCGGAGGAGATGCTGACGCCGGCGGAGTCGTTCTCGGAGCTGGCACGGACCGGAAGCAGCAATATACAGCATGCGGCGGTGAAGATCAGCCTGGAGGAGATTGCGCGGATCGAGGAGGAGCAGAGGTTCATTGAgagggagatggagaagggggtGGTGTACATCCTCGGGGAGAGCGAGGTGGTGGCGCGCCCGCACTCGTCGCTGCTCAAGAAGGTGCTGGTCAACTACGCCTACGCCTTCCTCCGCAAGAACTGCAGGCAGGGGGAGAAGATGCTCGCCATCCCAAAGTCGCAGCTGCTCAAGGTCGGAATGTCCTACGAGATCTGA